In Populus nigra chromosome 1, ddPopNigr1.1, whole genome shotgun sequence, one genomic interval encodes:
- the LOC133672326 gene encoding uncharacterized protein LOC133672326 isoform X2, with product MGSVDKKFRVNFSEDGAALLRDRVSEKLKEFMGDYTDDVLVEYVIVLLRNGRDKEEARNELNVFLGDDSDSFVSWLWDHLTTNLDMYVQPPETRTDEVARTNPTLIEQTGGNESHQLDSEPENVKPDNSSRGRHKREWKGVVRDVNQPPPLRSSVVDNIHLEEKTHGKASRARRSPSPQPPQEQKRSRHDEQQHVKRDAVSQATSGAPRRLLQFAVRDAVRTLRPSGRVKEPSRKRLRSVVSASTEDTSLVDRPRRLQSIARVPNPMATVLKAVREAAEDVVKVKSSGSVFDRLGRDMDASLITEQVAEFRDHAVEDDEYEDFNEIQEQTHSNYPQRSKYCGHAGTTNMTGHEARLTTGLMSDYEGYDDSSPVGHRVMDVSQTGTYLGSKGKDSLMSNYNVAKDQDQSVSAANTSRKIVNISVNVNTWRPPHYQESRDTVMDNLKSVQDNEADAGSFGAQLMKEISNPVSVSNGNVKPAGDIQQEPQKPPSSASGQFSCSYTAGRPLEDADSRTIFVSNVHFAATKDSLSRHFNKFGEVLKVVIVTDAATGQPTGSAYVEFMRKEAADNALSLDGTSFMSRIVKVMKRSSSNQEASPVMTWPRIARGSSYAAGRFARTPFPRGTPIFRPRLYVKPGARSLQWKRDAQGSPAESSAAFSGSSVVSPSARSLTYVRTEPKPDGNSGTT from the exons ATGGGAAGCGTGGATAAAAAATTTAGGGTAAATTTTAGTGAAGATGGGGCCGCTTTGTTGAGAGATAGAGTTAGCGAGAAGCTTAAGGAGTTCATGGGCGATTACACTGACGATGTTCTTGTG GAATATGTGATTGTCTTGCTGAGAAATGGCAGGGATAAGGAAGAAGCAAGAAAtgaattgaatgtttttttgggGGATGACAGTGATTCTTTTGTATCTTG GCTATGGGATCACCTGACTACAAATCTGGATATGTATGTACAACCTCCGGAGACTCGCACAGATGAAGTGGCCAGAACAAATCCCACACTGATAGAGCAGACTGGGGGTAACGAATCTCATCAATTGGATTCAGAACCCGAAAATGTGAAGCCTGATAATTCAAGTAGAGGCAGGCATAAAAGAGAATGGAAAGGTGTAGTGAGAGACGTGAACCAGCCGCCTCCTCTTCGAAGCTCTGTGGTCGATAACATTCACCTAGAGGAAAAAACTCATGGAAAAGCCAGTCGTGCAAGAAGATCTCCATCTCCCCAACCCCCACAAGAGCAGAAAAGGAGTCGGCATGATGAGCAACAACATGTGAAG AGGGATGCAGTTTCTCAAGCAACCAGTGGTGCTCCTCGACGACTGCTTCAGTTTGCAGTGAGAGATGCTGTCAGAACTTTGAGACCATCTGGCAGGGTAAAAGAGCCCTCACGGAAGCGTCTTCGCTCAGTGGTGTCTGCATCCACTGAAGACACATCATTGGTTGATCGTCCTAGGAGGCTTCAGTCAATCGCAAGAGTTCCAAATCCCATGGCTACTGTACTAAAAGCTGTGCGAGAAGCTGCTGAAGATGTAGTAAAAGTTAAATCTTCAGGAAGTGTGTTTGACCGGCTTGGTCGTGACATGGATGCATCATTGATCACTGAACAAGTTGCAGAATTTAGAGATCATgctgttgaagatgatgaatatgaagattttaatgaaattcaGGAACAAACCCACTCAAACTATCCTCAAAGAAGCAAGTACTGCGGACATGCAGGGACTACGAATATGACAGGGCATGAAGCTAGATTGACTACTGGTTTGATGTCTGATTATGAAGGTTATGATGATTCCAGCCCTGTGGGTCATAGGGTTATGGATGTTTCTCAAACTGGCACATATTTGGGAAGTAAGGGTAAGGATTCACTCATGTCAAACTACAATGTAGCTAAGGATCAGGATCAATCCGTTTCAGCTGCAAACACTTCTCGTAAGATAGTGAACATTTCTGTGAATGTAAATACCTGGAGACCACCTCATTATCAAGAATCGAGGGATACTGTAATGGATAATCTGAAATCAGTTCAGGATAACGAGGCAGATGCTGGGAGCTTTGGTGCTCAGCTAATGAAGGAAATTAGCAACCCTGTCTCAGTTAGTAATGGAAAT GTAAAACCTGCTGGTGATATTCAGCAAGAACCTCAGAAGCCTCCATCATCTGCATCTGGTCAGTTCTCAT GTTCATATACTGCAGGTCGTCCCTTAGAGGATGCTGATTCTCGAACCATTTTTGTTAGCAAT GTTCATTTTGCTGCGACAAAGGACAGTCTGTCACGGCATTTTAATAAGTTTGGTGAAGTGCTTAAAGTGGTTATAGTCACTGATGCAGCAACAGGGCAACCAACAGG GTCAGCTTATGTGGAATTTATGCGGAAAGAGGCAGCTGACAATGCGTTATCTCTTGATGGCACCTCTTTCATGTCACGGATTGTCAAG GTCATGAAGAGAAGCTCTTCCAACCAAGAAGCTAGTCCTGTTATGACATGGCCTCGCATTGCCCGTGGCTCCTCATATGCTGCTGGTAGGTTTGCTAGAACACCTTTTCCAAGAGGCACTCCTATATTTAGGCCTCGACTCTATGTGAAACCTGGTGCAAGAAGTTTGCAGTGGAAGCGAGATGCTCAGGGCAGTCCGGCTGAGAGTAGTGCTGCATTCTCTGGCAGCAGTGTTGTCTCCCCCTCTGCCCGCAGTCTCACCTACGTCCGAACAGAACCAAAACCAGATGGGAATTCGGGTACCACTTAA
- the LOC133672326 gene encoding uncharacterized protein LOC133672326 isoform X3 gives MGSVDKKFRVNFSEDGAALLRDRVSEKLKEFMGDYTDDVLVEYVIVLLRNGRDKEEARNELNVFLGDDSDSFVSWLWDHLTTNLDMYVQPPETRTDEVARTNPTLIEQTGGNESHQLDSEPENVKPDNSSRGRHKREWKGVVRDVNQPPPLRSSVVDNIHLEEKTHGKASRARRSPSPQPPQEQKRSRHDEQQHVKQRDAVSQATSGAPRRLLQFAVRDAVRTLRPSGRVKEPSRKRLRSVVSASTEDTSLVDRPRRLQSIARVPNPMATVLKAVREAAEDVVKVKSSGSVFDRLGRDMDASLITEQVAEFRDHAVEDDEYEDFNEIQEQTHSNYPQRSKYCGHAGTTNMTGHEARLTTGLMSDYEGYDDSSPVGHRVMDVSQTGTYLGSKGKDSLMSNYNVAKDQDQSVSAANTSRKIVNISVNVNTWRPPHYQESRDTVMDNLKSVQDNEADAGSFGAQLMKEISNPVSVSNGNVKPAGDIQQEPQKPPSSASGSYTAGRPLEDADSRTIFVSNVHFAATKDSLSRHFNKFGEVLKVVIVTDAATGQPTGSAYVEFMRKEAADNALSLDGTSFMSRIVKVMKRSSSNQEASPVMTWPRIARGSSYAAGRFARTPFPRGTPIFRPRLYVKPGARSLQWKRDAQGSPAESSAAFSGSSVVSPSARSLTYVRTEPKPDGNSGTT, from the exons ATGGGAAGCGTGGATAAAAAATTTAGGGTAAATTTTAGTGAAGATGGGGCCGCTTTGTTGAGAGATAGAGTTAGCGAGAAGCTTAAGGAGTTCATGGGCGATTACACTGACGATGTTCTTGTG GAATATGTGATTGTCTTGCTGAGAAATGGCAGGGATAAGGAAGAAGCAAGAAAtgaattgaatgtttttttgggGGATGACAGTGATTCTTTTGTATCTTG GCTATGGGATCACCTGACTACAAATCTGGATATGTATGTACAACCTCCGGAGACTCGCACAGATGAAGTGGCCAGAACAAATCCCACACTGATAGAGCAGACTGGGGGTAACGAATCTCATCAATTGGATTCAGAACCCGAAAATGTGAAGCCTGATAATTCAAGTAGAGGCAGGCATAAAAGAGAATGGAAAGGTGTAGTGAGAGACGTGAACCAGCCGCCTCCTCTTCGAAGCTCTGTGGTCGATAACATTCACCTAGAGGAAAAAACTCATGGAAAAGCCAGTCGTGCAAGAAGATCTCCATCTCCCCAACCCCCACAAGAGCAGAAAAGGAGTCGGCATGATGAGCAACAACATGTGAAG CAGAGGGATGCAGTTTCTCAAGCAACCAGTGGTGCTCCTCGACGACTGCTTCAGTTTGCAGTGAGAGATGCTGTCAGAACTTTGAGACCATCTGGCAGGGTAAAAGAGCCCTCACGGAAGCGTCTTCGCTCAGTGGTGTCTGCATCCACTGAAGACACATCATTGGTTGATCGTCCTAGGAGGCTTCAGTCAATCGCAAGAGTTCCAAATCCCATGGCTACTGTACTAAAAGCTGTGCGAGAAGCTGCTGAAGATGTAGTAAAAGTTAAATCTTCAGGAAGTGTGTTTGACCGGCTTGGTCGTGACATGGATGCATCATTGATCACTGAACAAGTTGCAGAATTTAGAGATCATgctgttgaagatgatgaatatgaagattttaatgaaattcaGGAACAAACCCACTCAAACTATCCTCAAAGAAGCAAGTACTGCGGACATGCAGGGACTACGAATATGACAGGGCATGAAGCTAGATTGACTACTGGTTTGATGTCTGATTATGAAGGTTATGATGATTCCAGCCCTGTGGGTCATAGGGTTATGGATGTTTCTCAAACTGGCACATATTTGGGAAGTAAGGGTAAGGATTCACTCATGTCAAACTACAATGTAGCTAAGGATCAGGATCAATCCGTTTCAGCTGCAAACACTTCTCGTAAGATAGTGAACATTTCTGTGAATGTAAATACCTGGAGACCACCTCATTATCAAGAATCGAGGGATACTGTAATGGATAATCTGAAATCAGTTCAGGATAACGAGGCAGATGCTGGGAGCTTTGGTGCTCAGCTAATGAAGGAAATTAGCAACCCTGTCTCAGTTAGTAATGGAAAT GTAAAACCTGCTGGTGATATTCAGCAAGAACCTCAGAAGCCTCCATCATCTGCATCTG GTTCATATACTGCAGGTCGTCCCTTAGAGGATGCTGATTCTCGAACCATTTTTGTTAGCAAT GTTCATTTTGCTGCGACAAAGGACAGTCTGTCACGGCATTTTAATAAGTTTGGTGAAGTGCTTAAAGTGGTTATAGTCACTGATGCAGCAACAGGGCAACCAACAGG GTCAGCTTATGTGGAATTTATGCGGAAAGAGGCAGCTGACAATGCGTTATCTCTTGATGGCACCTCTTTCATGTCACGGATTGTCAAG GTCATGAAGAGAAGCTCTTCCAACCAAGAAGCTAGTCCTGTTATGACATGGCCTCGCATTGCCCGTGGCTCCTCATATGCTGCTGGTAGGTTTGCTAGAACACCTTTTCCAAGAGGCACTCCTATATTTAGGCCTCGACTCTATGTGAAACCTGGTGCAAGAAGTTTGCAGTGGAAGCGAGATGCTCAGGGCAGTCCGGCTGAGAGTAGTGCTGCATTCTCTGGCAGCAGTGTTGTCTCCCCCTCTGCCCGCAGTCTCACCTACGTCCGAACAGAACCAAAACCAGATGGGAATTCGGGTACCACTTAA
- the LOC133672326 gene encoding uncharacterized protein LOC133672326 isoform X1 codes for MGSVDKKFRVNFSEDGAALLRDRVSEKLKEFMGDYTDDVLVEYVIVLLRNGRDKEEARNELNVFLGDDSDSFVSWLWDHLTTNLDMYVQPPETRTDEVARTNPTLIEQTGGNESHQLDSEPENVKPDNSSRGRHKREWKGVVRDVNQPPPLRSSVVDNIHLEEKTHGKASRARRSPSPQPPQEQKRSRHDEQQHVKQRDAVSQATSGAPRRLLQFAVRDAVRTLRPSGRVKEPSRKRLRSVVSASTEDTSLVDRPRRLQSIARVPNPMATVLKAVREAAEDVVKVKSSGSVFDRLGRDMDASLITEQVAEFRDHAVEDDEYEDFNEIQEQTHSNYPQRSKYCGHAGTTNMTGHEARLTTGLMSDYEGYDDSSPVGHRVMDVSQTGTYLGSKGKDSLMSNYNVAKDQDQSVSAANTSRKIVNISVNVNTWRPPHYQESRDTVMDNLKSVQDNEADAGSFGAQLMKEISNPVSVSNGNVKPAGDIQQEPQKPPSSASGQFSCSYTAGRPLEDADSRTIFVSNVHFAATKDSLSRHFNKFGEVLKVVIVTDAATGQPTGSAYVEFMRKEAADNALSLDGTSFMSRIVKVMKRSSSNQEASPVMTWPRIARGSSYAAGRFARTPFPRGTPIFRPRLYVKPGARSLQWKRDAQGSPAESSAAFSGSSVVSPSARSLTYVRTEPKPDGNSGTT; via the exons ATGGGAAGCGTGGATAAAAAATTTAGGGTAAATTTTAGTGAAGATGGGGCCGCTTTGTTGAGAGATAGAGTTAGCGAGAAGCTTAAGGAGTTCATGGGCGATTACACTGACGATGTTCTTGTG GAATATGTGATTGTCTTGCTGAGAAATGGCAGGGATAAGGAAGAAGCAAGAAAtgaattgaatgtttttttgggGGATGACAGTGATTCTTTTGTATCTTG GCTATGGGATCACCTGACTACAAATCTGGATATGTATGTACAACCTCCGGAGACTCGCACAGATGAAGTGGCCAGAACAAATCCCACACTGATAGAGCAGACTGGGGGTAACGAATCTCATCAATTGGATTCAGAACCCGAAAATGTGAAGCCTGATAATTCAAGTAGAGGCAGGCATAAAAGAGAATGGAAAGGTGTAGTGAGAGACGTGAACCAGCCGCCTCCTCTTCGAAGCTCTGTGGTCGATAACATTCACCTAGAGGAAAAAACTCATGGAAAAGCCAGTCGTGCAAGAAGATCTCCATCTCCCCAACCCCCACAAGAGCAGAAAAGGAGTCGGCATGATGAGCAACAACATGTGAAG CAGAGGGATGCAGTTTCTCAAGCAACCAGTGGTGCTCCTCGACGACTGCTTCAGTTTGCAGTGAGAGATGCTGTCAGAACTTTGAGACCATCTGGCAGGGTAAAAGAGCCCTCACGGAAGCGTCTTCGCTCAGTGGTGTCTGCATCCACTGAAGACACATCATTGGTTGATCGTCCTAGGAGGCTTCAGTCAATCGCAAGAGTTCCAAATCCCATGGCTACTGTACTAAAAGCTGTGCGAGAAGCTGCTGAAGATGTAGTAAAAGTTAAATCTTCAGGAAGTGTGTTTGACCGGCTTGGTCGTGACATGGATGCATCATTGATCACTGAACAAGTTGCAGAATTTAGAGATCATgctgttgaagatgatgaatatgaagattttaatgaaattcaGGAACAAACCCACTCAAACTATCCTCAAAGAAGCAAGTACTGCGGACATGCAGGGACTACGAATATGACAGGGCATGAAGCTAGATTGACTACTGGTTTGATGTCTGATTATGAAGGTTATGATGATTCCAGCCCTGTGGGTCATAGGGTTATGGATGTTTCTCAAACTGGCACATATTTGGGAAGTAAGGGTAAGGATTCACTCATGTCAAACTACAATGTAGCTAAGGATCAGGATCAATCCGTTTCAGCTGCAAACACTTCTCGTAAGATAGTGAACATTTCTGTGAATGTAAATACCTGGAGACCACCTCATTATCAAGAATCGAGGGATACTGTAATGGATAATCTGAAATCAGTTCAGGATAACGAGGCAGATGCTGGGAGCTTTGGTGCTCAGCTAATGAAGGAAATTAGCAACCCTGTCTCAGTTAGTAATGGAAAT GTAAAACCTGCTGGTGATATTCAGCAAGAACCTCAGAAGCCTCCATCATCTGCATCTGGTCAGTTCTCAT GTTCATATACTGCAGGTCGTCCCTTAGAGGATGCTGATTCTCGAACCATTTTTGTTAGCAAT GTTCATTTTGCTGCGACAAAGGACAGTCTGTCACGGCATTTTAATAAGTTTGGTGAAGTGCTTAAAGTGGTTATAGTCACTGATGCAGCAACAGGGCAACCAACAGG GTCAGCTTATGTGGAATTTATGCGGAAAGAGGCAGCTGACAATGCGTTATCTCTTGATGGCACCTCTTTCATGTCACGGATTGTCAAG GTCATGAAGAGAAGCTCTTCCAACCAAGAAGCTAGTCCTGTTATGACATGGCCTCGCATTGCCCGTGGCTCCTCATATGCTGCTGGTAGGTTTGCTAGAACACCTTTTCCAAGAGGCACTCCTATATTTAGGCCTCGACTCTATGTGAAACCTGGTGCAAGAAGTTTGCAGTGGAAGCGAGATGCTCAGGGCAGTCCGGCTGAGAGTAGTGCTGCATTCTCTGGCAGCAGTGTTGTCTCCCCCTCTGCCCGCAGTCTCACCTACGTCCGAACAGAACCAAAACCAGATGGGAATTCGGGTACCACTTAA
- the LOC133692672 gene encoding uncharacterized protein LOC133692672 has translation MASVVISRRLPLKSLKPSPPSISSLFISHRPQNHTLDSKSTLPQRPLNPNLNLSNYLSSYPAGSSILEHQSDPKPTNLTLNFIRSHSYSGTKTKDHDFIRSTMKNPRIFSAHSIGQAQSSVQNPGFKQKVSIFAKPMNSSLDFKLKNPRYIGLLNPKHRYFSSSGSSSDSDEPQDQSEYPSQNPDLKHQEIEGLTVERDLSALANETREVLERTMKNIYGLSRAVAVLGLVQLGLGAWISYVTKATPMTEVSIQSFVAFGFPFTLAFKLRQTLKPMLFFRKMEELGWKFLITSFKEQTGHAFTKTQLEKKWDGCKKDWSIWTKLISETDVGWSSELGTNLASDEWWKAKIQEIKGAKKFRHVGIEPSLKIKFDIMYSSIAAIEEYVWAPSSGVLGGNDIIHSLTRSTLMVLIWKKEAMIQRRMRFEI, from the exons ATGGCTTCCGTGGTGATCTCGCGTAGACTCCCTCTTAAGTCACTAAAACCCTCTCCTCCATCTATTTCCTCCCTTTTCATCTCCCATAGACCCCAAAACCACACCCTTGATTCTAAGTCCACTCTTCCTCAACGACCCTTAAACCCTAATCTCAATCTCTCTAATTACTTGTCAAGCTATCCTGCTGGTTCCTCCATTCTTGAACACCAATCAGATCCAAAACCCACAAATCTTACTCTCAATTTTATTAGATCACACTCATATTCAGGTACTAAAACCAAAGATCATGACTTTATTCGGTCAACAATGAAAAACCCTAGAATTTTCTCTGCACATAGTATTGGACAAGCCCAAAGTTCAGTTCAAAACCCTGGTTTCAAGCAAAAGGTTTCTATTTTTGCAAAACCCATGAATTCAAGTTtggattttaagttaaaaaatccTAGATATATTGGGTTATTGAACCCAAAGCACAGATATTTTTCAAGTTCAGGTTCATCATCAGATTCTGATGAACCCCAAGACCAAAGTGAGTATCCAAGCCAAAACCCTGATTTAAAACACCAAGAAATTGAGGGTCTAACTGTAGAAAGAGACCTCTCAGCTTTAGCCAATGAGACCAGAGAGGTTTTAGAAAGGACGATGAAGAACATATATGGTTTGAGCAGAGCTGTTGCTGTTCTGGGTCTGGTTCAACTTGGACTTGGAGCTTGGATTTCTTATGTTACTAAAGCGACACCAATGACTGAGGTGTCAATTCAAAGTTTTGTGGCATTCGGATTTCCTTTTACGTTGGCATTTAAGTTGAGGCAAACATTGAAGCCAATGCTCTTCTTCAGAAAGATGGAGGAGCTAG GATGGAAATTTCTTATAACATCATTCAAAGAACAAACCGGCCATGCATTCACTAAAAcacaactggaaaaaaaatgggATGGATGCAAAAAGGATTGGAGCATATGGACAAAGTTGATTTCTGAAACTGATGTGGGCTGGAGTAGTGAATTAGGAACAAATTTAGCTAGCGATGAGTGGTGGAAAGcaaaaattcag GAAATTAAAGGAGCCAAAAAATTTAGACATGTTGGTATTGAACCATCTTTGAAGATTAAATTTGACATAATGTATTCCAGCATTGCTGCTATTGAAGAATATGTGTGGGCTCCATCATCAGGAGTACTTGGTGGAAATGATATAATCCATTCATTAACAAGGTCAACATTGATGGTACTGATATGGAAGAAAGAAGCGATGATTCAGAGGAGGATGAGATTTGAAATTTAG
- the LOC133690765 gene encoding arabinogalactan protein 23-like — protein MLSSENSSTKPLHIPSTMPSIFLRLQTPYQIKAGSAKFFLPFIRVYFAVHCLKKKEMEMKKIACAILFAAASVSAVMADEVAAPAPSPTSGASVSLPVVGSLVGASLASLVALYLQ, from the coding sequence ATGTTATCTTCCGAGAACAGCTCAACCAAACCCCTACATATACCCTCCACAATGCCATCAATATTTCTCAGGCTGCAAACTCCATACCAAATTAAGGCAGGTTCGGCAAAGTTTTTTTTGCCGTTTATTCGAGTTTATTTTGCCGTTCACTgcctaaagaaaaaagaaatggaaatgaAGAAGATTGCCTGTGCTATCTTATTCGCTGCTGCCTCCGTGAGTGCAGTCATGGCTGATGAGGTTGCTGCTCCTGCCCCATCACCAACAAGTGGTGCCTCAGTTAGCTTGCCAGTAGTTGGTTCATTGGTCGGTGCCTCCCTTGCTTCACTCGTTGCATTGTACTTGCAATAA